One Halalkalicoccus jeotgali B3 genomic window, TGGAATGTAATGGCGCACAGCAACACGGACTGGTCACTTCATGAACAGTGGTCCGGTCAGCATGCGTTCAGTGAACCCCCCTTCCCCCAACTTCCCGCTGTGCGTTTTTCATGTATCTAACAGGCCAGTCAGCCGTTAGTTGGTCTATTCAAGTTATTCCCCTTCGTGTGATTGATGGCACTTGACGGCCAGCAGTTGCTCATAGAACGTTCTTTTGGCCGCAATAGTCGAGGTCTGCTCAAGAGATTTCGCTCACACGTCTGCGCTTCGGAAAAACTCCCAGGGATTGGGGGAGTAGGGGGGAGTTGACAGTTGTGGTCGATATGCCATCGACAGGCTGTCACTCGAACCGCACTCAATAGTAGAACCCCACCCCTATTAATTAATTTCTATCTAAACAACTTCGAACAATACCTGACTGACCGAGAGAAATAGTCGTTGAACAGAGCACTATCTTATGGCATCTAACTGGCCTGTCAACGGCTGGTTGTTCAGTTAACGTCTCTCTTTATCATGTGTGACTAACGACGCTCTGCGACCAACTGTCGGCTCATGAGGAGCTCGTGTCGAGTATTCGGCTTTCTCCGCGTACAGTGAGACTATCCACTCTCAATCCGTACATCATTTTCATATCGAGCTTTTTGGCAAATATCGATTGAATCAGCAGGATGGCTGCTGCAAAAGATTGTCATTTTGTGTATCGTTACTCTCTGTCCGAACGTAATTCGAATCTGGATCGTTTACTGGTTCTAAGTCTGTCTCAGTTCTGTTGTGTTCGACATAGAACTCATCATTCTCAGTCACAATCCTCTCATAAATCCGAGCAGGAGTGTATGTATTTGTTCCACCACTTTTACTCGGAACTCCAATTTCTGTAATACAGCGGCAATCATTATAATTAGACGAATCATCTACGCTTACACATTTCACGCGGTATCTTCCCATGATAAAGATACTCACGTTCCATGGTAAAAGAAACTTTCCACCAGATATCAACAGACATACAATTGAAGTACACCACGTCCTCTTATCCTCAGCATTTGGTCGTCAATGAGGTTACTGGTAGTAGGGGATGTCGGTCTTGTCGGTAGAGTCACCATCCGACCGGAGAAAGAAGTTCCCAGACCGTATCGACTCCTTCACACTACGAAAGTAGAATAACCATGCAATTTCACCGCGTGAGCTGTAGTTTTCCCATGGAACAAGCACGGCAAGCATGACAAAAATGACGATTGCAAGCGCATTTATCGATATAAAACTAAAAATGTATAGGTCTTCCAGTGATTGCGGTATAGGAATCGTATTTGCAATGAATATGAACAGAATGAGCGAGAATAGGATAGAAAACATGGAAAAAAGTAGAGCCAATAAAAGAGCAAGCATACGATGGAAATGTCCCCGTAGTGGAGTTCCCAATACTATTGGCACCGAAAAGGAAAGGATTGCTATAAACAGCCCATATGCGCTAAGCGCCAATATTATCGGGTGAACTATATGGAAATGGGTGGCTAACACCATAAAGGACAGAAAATATGCAGAGCCGAGTAGTACCCACACAGAGAAGAAAATGAGATACAGGGCTCGCGTGGCTTCCTTGGAGTCAAGTGAGAGGTCGTCCGTTAGTGGTGTTATTTCATCTGGCTCACCACCAATATGTTTCCCGTAGTATGCGAGTATCCCGAGCAGTACTGGCAGAGAAATACCTGTTAATTGAATGATATTCATAGCAATATTGAGTTCGAATTCAGTTGCCATAACCACCCATTACTAGTGGTTATTAAATAAGCATATGGGTTCTCTCATAGGGACACTCCTCAGTCGTCTTCTCAAACGCTTCATCGAACTCGCCCACCTGCATCTTCTCATAGACGGCCTGAGGCTCGTCAATGTCTTTGAGGAACTGATGAATGTCTTCGGCAAGGTCTCGTGGTGCATCGGTCGGTGGGTCGTTCTCTGCTGGCATTGACGTGCATATCAGTACAATTGCCTAGGAAGGTATTTGGCATCCATCTTTTAGCAAAATCTCAGCTATTCAACGAGCGACACGCCGACCAAGAACGAACATAGACAGTGCAAGAAAGACCTCTCCTGAGTTACAAGAGTTTCTAAACTACGACCAAACCCCCATAGAAGACCGGAAAGAGGCTCTGGAACGGATGGGATAATCTCGAGAAGGCATTCCTCAGCTAGGCGAATCGACAATTTCTGCAGTCTACAGGACGAGACCTGCCAGAAGAATCCACCACCTCTCCGAAGCGTTTAAGTAGGTTGCTAGCGAATAATAGCAAAGAGGGATAGAAATGCCCACTGCCAGTCCCCTTCAACACCAGCGAGAATTGGATGAGCTTCCGCTATACTTGCCTGAGCAAAATGCGGTGCTTGTCGGTCGCATTATCGATGATGAGTCAGAGATGGCAGGAATGGCAGCGTACTACGTCCACTGGCGAGGCGGTGTTTACATCGGGAACTACAATGAGGCGGACAATGCATTCACGTCTCACTATTCGACCAAGCTTGAAGAGCGAATGATGTCTCACCAGGTCAAAGCATTCGATGATATGGAGGTTGAAAAGGAGCTGTCCAGTATTGGGGAGGCATTATTGGACGCGTACGATTTCGCGGAAACCCAAGCAATGGCGGATAAACAAGCACACGTATTTGCGCTTCAGTCAATGAACGGGTTCACTCGTAGTCAAACTGCTAATATTCTAAATGTCAGTCCCAGTACGGTTGACTCTCAGCGTGCCAGTGCGACAAAAAAAGCCGATGCAGCTGTAGCATTCACTGCAACCTATACCGAAAAGAAAGAGAATCCCGATAACGAAGACCTCTTGAAACATTAATTAGGCCTCGTTTGAGAATTATACGCTATGTATATCTCAGACCACCGTTGTTCAAGGATTTCCGAAGTAGAAGGGTTTGAACGCTTAGGTTCAAAGACCAGCCCTTTCACGATTCGGGCTGGGGAGGAGAAGAAAGAAGAGGCCGAAGAAATCCACACTTCTCGGCCTCAGGAAGAGCAGGAGGAAGACGAAACATCCAATGAACCCATAGAGCTAGACTTGGGTGACTGGGAAAATGATATCGATACACTGGATTTTCCAGAAACGGACACTATTCCACACAAGAAACTATTAAATAGGGCCAAAAATGCAGAAGAAGAAGCAAAAGATAACCTATTTCTCAACACAGTTGTTAGACACACAGACTTCAACGAGCCCGGAAAACTTGGACATTTTTTGCCACCTTCCCGAAAAATCGAACTTGACACTCTTGAGGACAACTTTCCTGCTTATCAAACAGCTCCAGTGCTGGCACACGAAATTGGACACGCATTCCACATTGGAGTAAGTAGGAGCGACGAAAAGCCAGGGTTCGAATCAGGAACCGATTCAGTGTTTGAAACGGAGGCCCAGCGACAGGATGCAATTGATATTTCTGAACGAATGAGGGGGGATATTCCCGATAATAATGAAGAGGCACGAGATTATAGGTTAGAGGAAGAAGAGTTGTTCGCAGATGTCTTCGCATCCTTCATTATTGAACACGAAGCTGCCAGAAGAGCCGGACCCCAAGCCGTTGCACGAGTAGAGTCTTATTTGTCTGGACATCTCCCATAACGTCTGAATACGCATTTCTTTGACTGAATCTTGACCCTCCTCTCCTTCTTCTTTGATTGGTCTGATATAGTATGTGTTTGAGAGCAACTGCGTGATATTGTTAATATCATGTTACTACTGAACCACCGAAGCAGTCTGAAGTTCTTCCGGAGATGTAGCTACTCAACGATTAGAGGCTATGAAGTCCATTGAAAGGATGGTATCGAAGAAGTCCGTCACAACCGTAGAACGTAGAGGAGCACCACGGTCTGAGCCCATAGCGATAAGATGAGCGCACAGTCATTTGGTATCGGGGGAAAGGGATGCTGTCTCCGCTCACGCCTAATGAACTATTGATTGTACTATAGAGGACTCTCAGAGGCTCCAACAGCATGTGGTCGTAAAGGGGGCGTACATAGGTTACAAAACGATGGTTCCCATAGGTCATCGTATGAAAATCGCCGCTGAGTGGGTTCAGTTTGAGATTCCGTATCTATTGCAAGTTGAGGACTCTTTCGAGGGCAACGAAAGCGCACGGTTCCATTCCCGTGTTAGAGGTGTGCCAGCCGAACTTCAGTTCAAAAAGGAAGCTCGCGAAGGCGAAGAGGGCGAGAGGCCGGGTATGATGTTCGGACAGGTTGAGGGAGACCGACTCGGGAATGTCTCCTATACGAAGGTCAGGGTAGGGTTCAACCGGCAGTTGCTTGACGCTCTTCCTGACGAACTAAATGGCGATTTTGAGGCTTTGAAAGAAGGAAGCCCGACCAAGTGGCTGAAGAATCTCGACGGACGAGAAGGGCGCATTATTCGCGCGGCAGTGGACCAGGTGAATCAGTTCTTGGAAGTATACCGTGCCTCTCTCGGATATTACTGGATTCGAGGCGTCAGTCCCTCAGAGGTCGTGTACTTCATGCGGACAACAGTCTCCAAGAACGAAGACACGTACGACCACGGCACGATGTATCCGGGGAGCGCACTGACACCCGGTACTTCCACCATCGACGAAAAGGCCCACGATACAATTGAGGCCCGACTGGACACAGAACACAAAGTCCCCATCACAATTTCTCTTCGGTTGGACGCTCAGGACAAGCTTGATTTGGGTGAATATCGGCTCGCGGTTATTACTGCCGGGACGATGTTTGAGGCATTCCTCAAGGACGGGTTGAAGGATCTAATGGCGGCACAAGGTATGTCGGACGACGAGATAGAGTCAGTGTTTGTAGACGACGGAGATTATACCTCCATCACGACACTCGCAAAGGAAACGGTGCCTAAAACAATCCACTTCGACTTCAAGGAAACCGACCAGTTTGAGGCGTGGGACGAGGAAACGAGGAAGATGAGGAATCGAGTTGTTCACGAAGGATACGTCCCATCTGAAGACGAGGCAAGGGCGGCGTATGAGGCCGCCGCCGATGCAGTAGAGTTCTTGACCGACAAGATGGTTGAGCGTCATGAGGAACTGAGTAATTAGGCGACCCGGGGCGGTGTCGCATTTGAGGTATTCTCCGACGCTCCGTGTTCATTGAATTGAGAGGTTTTGACTTGTAGTATCACAGTAGATTCTAATCTATGTGGGCTGGACTGGGTCCTCTCATCGCTGGTATAATTAGCTCAAGTTCTATCCTACATATTTTGAGGCAGTTCGCGACGGCCTGAACCGTGTGGTCGTTGCCGGGTTATTTCGGCGTCAGGTCAAACACCGTGCAGAAATCAAACGACAATACCGTATAGTTCATATCTGATAATTTTGAGGTGCCGCTTGAACAACTGGAGTACCAGATTATCGGCTTAGTCTCTAACCTCTATCCTGAAACACTGTTGAATAATGAAGGTGCGTAAGAACCTGCGTGGGTTAAGGGAATCTGGGATAGTTTCTGTCCAGGGTGTCCAGAGTCAATCCAACTTCTTTTTTCCTCCGCCATCTCCCTATGTTTGCTACAATCCGTACCTACCCTGGACACCCTGGACCTGTGGGGGATTAGTTACTCAGATAGGATATCACTGGATAGGAATAGAGCCCCAGTGTCGTGCAGCACGTCAACGTCTACGAACGACTGTTGAATCGATTCTTGTACGGACTAGCAGGTGGGCGTCGACATCGGTCGTCATCGGGTGCTAAGTACCTTCAAGTGATTGTCCATTCATAGATAAGAAATGGCTGAAGAAGAATCTGAATTTTGGTCGCCGACAGTCCCATCAGACGACACACCGATATGGCGATACCGAGACCTCTCGCAATTTCTGTCCATTCTTGAAAAGCAGTCGCTTTGGTTCAATCGGGCAGACCTATTTTCTGACCCCTTTGAAGGGTCATTTGCAAAGGCGAACGTGGAAACTCGCCAATTCCGTTATGCACAAACGGAGATACCGAACGATGTTTTAGAGACGATGTCGGTGATGGCGAAGAAATTTCGTAAGACAACATATTTGAATTGCTGGCA contains:
- a CDS encoding helix-turn-helix transcriptional regulator — translated: MPTASPLQHQRELDELPLYLPEQNAVLVGRIIDDESEMAGMAAYYVHWRGGVYIGNYNEADNAFTSHYSTKLEERMMSHQVKAFDDMEVEKELSSIGEALLDAYDFAETQAMADKQAHVFALQSMNGFTRSQTANILNVSPSTVDSQRASATKKADAAVAFTATYTEKKENPDNEDLLKH